One genomic segment of Helianthus annuus cultivar XRQ/B chromosome 14, HanXRQr2.0-SUNRISE, whole genome shotgun sequence includes these proteins:
- the LOC110864365 gene encoding probable LRR receptor-like serine/threonine-protein kinase At3g47570 yields MNRFTGELPSSLSSCISLEALDLSSNLFYGSMPETFSSLKALEYVDLSRNNLSGHISTYLQQIPLKHLNLSYNNFEGEVPVKGVFANTSAVSVIGNTRLCGGLPELHLPKCTSTSSDSKRQPRKLSVRVIVAISLSSTIAGLALLSFVLFYCCIKKKRDKPSEARLAESFEKISYGRLFKATKGFSEENLIGTGSFSSVYKGVFDENGFTVAIKVLNLLRQGGFKSFMAECEALRNIRHRNLVKVITACSSIDFQGNDFKALVYDFMPNGNLESWLHSVDHTLDLVQRIGIIKDVACALDYLHCRCGNLIVHCDLKPSNILLDVDMVAHVGDFGLAKILSLEEGSYANASSSSIIRGTIGYAPPEYGLGNEVSTSGDMYSYGILLLEMLTGKKPVDPMFDGGLGLHSYARRALADGCVLQIVDPLLSEDVNENCLISLVKVGVQCSNESPQDRMDIGTVIHELFGTKFASRS; encoded by the exons ATGAATCGTTTCACTGGTGAACTTCCAAGTAGTTTAAGCAGCTGCATTAGTCTTGAAGCCCTAGATCTTTCTAGTAATCTCTTTTATGGATCAATGCCAGAAACATTTAGTTCACTGAAAGCGCTCGAATATGTTGACTTGTCCCGCAATAACCTTTCTGGACACATTTCAACGTATTTGCAACAAATTCCCTTGAAGCATCTAAATCTTTCGTATAATAACTTTGAGGGTGAGGTACCTGTTAAAGGTGTTTTCGCCAACACAAGTGCAGTATCCGTCATTGGGAACACCAGACTTTGCGGGGGACTACCTGAGCTTCACCTACCCAAATGCACAAGCACAAGTAGCGATTCCAAAAGACAACCTCGAAAGCTTTCTGTTCGTGTTATTGTAGCTATTTCACTATCTTCCACCATTGCAGGTTTAGCTCTCTTGTCCTTTGTCTTGTTTTATTGTTGTATAAAAAAGAAGAGAGACAAACCATCAGAAGCAAGATTGGCTGAATCTTTTGAAAAGATATCATATGGAAGACTTTTCAAAGCGACAAAAGGGTTCTCTGAAGAAAATCTGATTGGTACAGGTAGTTTCTCTTCGGTTTACAAAGGAGTTTTTGATGAAAATGGCTTCACTGTGGCAATCAAAGTACTAAACCTTCTACGCCAAGGAGGTTTTAAGAGCTTTATGGCTGAGTGTGAGGCCTTGAGAAACATTCGTCACCGCAACCTGGTGAAGGTCATAACGGCTTGCTCAAGTATCGATTTCCAAGGCAATGATTTCAAAGCTTTGGTGTACGATTTCATGCCTAATGGGAATCTGGAGAGCTGGTTGCATTCTGTAGATCATACCTTAGATCTTGTTCAAAGAATCGGTATCATCAAGGATGTGGCATGTGCTCTTGATTATCTCCATTGTCGTTGTGGAAATCTTATTGTTCATTGTGATTTGAAGCCGAGCAACATATTATTGGATGTTGATATGGTTGCTCATGTTGGAGATTTTGGTCTTGCGAAAATACTTTCCCTTGAAGAAGGTTCTTATGCAAATGCGAGTAGCTCAAGTATCATCAGAGGAACCATTGGGTATGCACCTCCAG AATATGGGCTTGGAAATGAAGTTTCAACAAGCGGGGACATGTATAGCTATGGGATCCTATTGTTAGAGATGTTGACAGGGAAAAAACCTGTTGATCCAATGTTTGACGGAGGGCTAGGCCTGCATTCCTATGCTAGGAGGGCCTTGGCTGATGGTTGTGTGCTTCAGATTGTGGATCCACTTCTAAGTGAGGATGTCAATGAAAATTGTTTAATTTCATTGGTAAAAGTTGGTGTGCAATGCTCTAACGAGTCTCCACAAGATCGAATGGATATTGGGACTGTTATTCATGAGCTCTTCGGGACAAAATTTGCAAGTAGATCTTGA